In Coleofasciculus chthonoplastes PCC 7420, a single genomic region encodes these proteins:
- a CDS encoding esterase-like activity of phytase family protein: MSQPITQNPLKINRFRPLLSRLFVVAIALLTLLTTSCSPSTARTAEQRTFLDLSLDFLAEYQLPKPIRFEDTPVGGLSALSYDRDRDRFLALSDDRSNLAPARFYTLALTINRNSAGEIGIESVTVEDVTVLKDENGKPYPAGTIDPEGIALSGKGGVFISTEGVPSQGIEPFIQEFDRQTGQPLQRLRIPNRFLPNNTTEEEQVPRGVQENLGFEALTLEPITLAAASGDPFRLFTATESALIQDSLPPDSDEVPRIRLLHYLISDIAPPMLVAEHLYPLAPAPKGTIDYGLSELVALDTEGHFLSLERSYGLFGLSAQIYQLTLGGATDTSNVASLKGNISRLDPVKKKLLLDLSTLGIYLDNLEGMTLGSRLPDGSQSLVLVSDDNFNQAQITQFLLFRLNLNKSN, encoded by the coding sequence ATGAGTCAGCCCATAACACAAAATCCATTAAAAATCAATAGATTTCGCCCCCTATTATCTCGACTCTTCGTCGTGGCGATCGCGCTATTGACTCTGTTGACGACGAGCTGTAGTCCTTCTACCGCTAGAACCGCCGAACAGCGCACGTTTCTGGATTTATCCTTGGACTTTTTGGCGGAGTATCAACTACCCAAACCGATAAGGTTTGAGGATACTCCCGTTGGCGGCTTATCCGCCCTCTCCTATGATCGCGATCGCGATCGTTTTCTTGCACTATCCGATGATCGGTCAAATCTCGCACCCGCCCGATTTTACACCCTGGCGCTGACGATTAACCGCAACTCGGCAGGAGAAATTGGGATTGAATCCGTCACCGTGGAGGATGTAACCGTTCTCAAAGACGAAAACGGCAAACCCTATCCGGCGGGAACCATTGACCCCGAAGGCATCGCCCTATCCGGTAAAGGTGGCGTATTTATTTCCACTGAAGGGGTTCCTAGTCAGGGAATTGAACCCTTTATTCAAGAATTTGACCGCCAAACGGGACAACCGTTGCAACGCTTGCGAATTCCTAACCGTTTTCTCCCGAATAATACGACAGAAGAGGAACAAGTTCCCCGTGGCGTACAAGAAAACCTAGGCTTTGAAGCATTAACCTTAGAACCAATTACGTTAGCGGCGGCGAGTGGCGATCCTTTTCGCCTATTTACAGCAACGGAATCTGCGTTAATTCAAGATAGTTTACCCCCAGATTCAGACGAGGTTCCCCGAATTCGGCTGCTGCATTATTTAATCAGCGATATTGCGCCACCCATGCTAGTAGCGGAACATTTGTATCCACTGGCTCCCGCCCCCAAAGGGACAATTGATTATGGCTTATCGGAATTAGTGGCATTAGATACAGAAGGTCACTTTCTTAGTTTAGAACGGAGTTATGGGTTGTTTGGACTCAGCGCCCAAATTTATCAACTAACCCTGGGTGGGGCAACCGATACATCTAATGTTGCCAGTCTCAAGGGGAATATTTCTCGCCTTGATCCGGTGAAGAAAAAATTGCTCCTTGATTTGAGTACTTTGGGAATTTATTTAGATAATCTGGAAGGGATGACCTTAGGTTCACGGTTGCCAGATGGGAGTCAGAGTTTGGTATTAGTCAGTGATGATAATTTTAATCAAGCACAGATTACACAGTTTCTTTTGTTTCGCTTAAACCTGAATAAGTCGAATTGA
- a CDS encoding daunorubicin resistance protein DrrA family ABC transporter ATP-binding protein: MAAAVLIENLKKYYGDVEAVKDISLNVEPGEIFGLLGPNGAGKTTTIRCLCTLSKPDAGKIEVSGISAIANPRAVRRRIGYVAQEVALDKVLTGRELLQLQADLYHLPSNVGKERVNTMIEVLGLQDYADKKTGTYSGGIRKRLDLASGLLHKPDVLVLDEPTVGLDIESRVVVWNFLRQLQKAGTTIFITSHYLEEVDILADRVAIIDKGVVIAEGTPSQLKDNVGGDRITLRIREFSPMEEAQNAKEKLEVLPFVQEVIINTAQGNSLNLVVKSQSDALTNIQQSLKDAGLPIFGIAQSRPSLDDVYLAATGQTLMDAELAAAGTRDVKAEKKQRMKE; the protein is encoded by the coding sequence ATGGCTGCTGCCGTTTTAATCGAGAACCTAAAAAAATACTACGGGGATGTCGAAGCCGTGAAGGACATCTCCCTGAACGTCGAACCGGGTGAGATTTTTGGCTTACTTGGTCCAAATGGGGCGGGGAAAACCACAACGATTCGCTGTCTGTGTACCTTAAGTAAACCCGACGCGGGTAAGATTGAGGTATCGGGAATTTCTGCGATCGCGAATCCTAGAGCCGTCCGCCGTCGCATCGGTTATGTCGCCCAGGAAGTGGCATTAGACAAAGTGTTGACAGGGCGCGAGTTACTGCAACTCCAAGCGGATTTATATCACCTACCCAGCAACGTTGGCAAAGAGCGGGTCAATACCATGATAGAGGTGTTGGGCTTGCAGGACTATGCCGATAAAAAGACCGGAACCTACTCCGGCGGAATCCGCAAGCGCCTGGATTTAGCCTCCGGCTTACTCCACAAACCCGATGTTTTAGTTCTCGATGAACCCACCGTGGGACTTGATATCGAGAGTCGGGTGGTAGTGTGGAATTTCCTGCGTCAATTGCAAAAGGCTGGCACGACCATATTTATTACCAGCCACTATTTGGAAGAAGTAGATATTCTAGCCGATCGCGTGGCAATTATCGACAAAGGAGTTGTTATTGCCGAAGGTACACCCTCTCAGTTAAAGGATAACGTGGGTGGCGATCGCATAACCCTCCGCATCCGGGAATTCTCGCCCATGGAAGAAGCCCAAAATGCCAAGGAAAAGCTGGAGGTGTTACCCTTTGTCCAAGAAGTGATTATTAATACGGCGCAAGGAAATTCCCTCAACTTAGTGGTTAAGTCCCAAAGTGACGCATTAACCAACATTCAGCAATCCTTAAAAGACGCCGGATTACCCATCTTTGGCATTGCCCAATCTCGACCTAGTTTAGATGATGTCTACCTAGCCGCCACCGGTCAAACCTTAATGGATGCTGAACTCGCGGCGGCGGGAACACGAGATGTGAAGGCTGAGAAAAAGCAACGGATGAAGGAATGA
- a CDS encoding ABC transporter permease, with the protein MSGTVTPSKPEINWQPDVVSQVPVSDKAGVGEFVQETLALTKRLFIQLKRRPSTLIAGVIQPLMWLILFGALFQNAPKGLFGESLSYAQFLSAGVIVFTAFAGALNAGLPVMFDREFGFLNRLLVAPLASRFSIVAASAIYIVALSFIQAVVIVAASAVMGAGVPNIAGLGAIALIVFLLVIGMTALSLGLAFVLPGHIELIAVIFVTNLPLLFASTALAPLSFMPKWLQLVASLNPLSYAIEPIRYLYLHGDWSLGSVVMEAPWASITFGGAVLVLFAFAAAALVLISPLLRRRFA; encoded by the coding sequence ATGAGTGGAACTGTAACACCATCAAAACCGGAAATTAATTGGCAACCCGACGTGGTAAGTCAAGTCCCCGTCAGCGATAAGGCGGGTGTGGGTGAATTTGTCCAAGAAACCTTGGCACTTACTAAGCGCTTGTTTATCCAACTAAAACGACGCCCATCTACATTAATCGCTGGCGTGATTCAGCCGTTGATGTGGCTGATTCTGTTTGGGGCGTTATTTCAAAATGCGCCAAAAGGACTCTTCGGTGAAAGCTTATCTTATGCCCAATTCTTGAGTGCTGGCGTAATTGTATTTACCGCCTTCGCTGGTGCGCTCAATGCTGGCTTACCCGTGATGTTTGACCGGGAATTTGGCTTTCTGAATCGTTTACTTGTTGCACCTTTGGCGTCTCGTTTCTCCATTGTTGCCGCATCCGCTATCTATATCGTCGCCCTCAGCTTTATCCAAGCCGTGGTGATTGTCGCCGCCAGTGCAGTTATGGGTGCGGGTGTTCCCAATATAGCTGGACTGGGTGCGATCGCACTAATTGTTTTCTTGCTGGTAATCGGGATGACAGCATTAAGTTTAGGACTCGCCTTTGTGCTTCCGGGTCATATTGAACTAATTGCTGTCATTTTTGTCACCAACTTACCGCTACTATTTGCCAGCACTGCCCTAGCGCCGCTATCCTTTATGCCAAAATGGTTACAGCTTGTCGCCAGTCTCAATCCCTTAAGTTATGCGATTGAACCGATTCGCTATCTCTACCTCCATGGAGATTGGTCTTTAGGTAGTGTTGTCATGGAAGCGCCTTGGGCGTCAATTACATTTGGCGGGGCTGTTTTAGTCTTGTTTGCCTTTGCCGCCGCCGCGTTAGTTCTGATTAGTCCATTGCTACGGCGTCGATTTGCTTAA
- a CDS encoding HEAT repeat domain-containing protein: MELWTALGVSILNDLLLKDILLKLGKEALEDYVKDFFKDCIKTGVQSAQPDILKKALGEALQQFLKLIEYELLFYVTEAEVRDNYQIVIERFIKDDDVKPLLGKAFEKDCRAIDANQLSTIWVQRYSPDMPTGFNWEEITKPYLKEVKSIVRNSSELKELLKLEILESIEQQVRDNAKINPDFNLTKHQEGLRERYSHLNLSSLDTTGCAYNELKLWQVFIPQNVRQVHQVLPQVYELPKEHQRRLRESHLLDADVSVEKLTEYKQVYSQQPIRPINEIINDKDNYRYLVILGDPGSGKSTLLQYLALDWANSTPNDANFQPIPLLIELRTYMRNRDVGQCKNFLEFFHDSSGIVCHLNQHQLVEQLKAGNALVMFDGLDEVFDPGKREDVITDIHRFTNNYPDVRVIVTSRVIGYKPQRLRDAEFHHFMLQDLEESQVKEFITRWHDLTFTNQVDKQRKWERLQRAIDTSKAIRELAGNPLLLTMMAILNRNQELPRDRPELYNQASRVLLHQWDVERALVEHQQLEIQTIDYKDKQEMLRQVAYQMQAAEKGLAGNLIAADELEGILTKYLKTLDITNSRAVARVMIKQLRERNFILCFMGADYYAFVHRTFLEYFCAWEYVWQFEKERTISLEELKSEVFGKHWQDESWHEVLRLIVGMIEPKLAGEILDYLRNQPGEEEQFINVFLAADCLSEVRNRSVIASTATQLLNQIKGLIQYDLPYHYEFYEEEVRLVQEIRTKAVVAIATTWHDSPDTLFWLKQKAQSDDHPAVRRAAVQEIAKGWKDDPDTLPMLKQKAQSDGDEDVRYAAVQELAKGWKDDPDTLFWLKQKAEYDDNPAVRSAAVQELAKGWKDDPDTLPMLKQKAQSDDYPAVRSAAVQELAKGWKDDPDTLPWLKQKAQSDDDMFVRRAAVEELAKGWKDDPDTLPMLKQKAQSDDDSAVRSAAVEEIAKGWKDDPDTLPMLKQKAESDDHWAVRRAAVEEIAKGWKDDPDTLPWLKQKAQYDDDDNVRFVAVQELAKGWKDDPDTLPILKQKAQSDDHWAVRYAAVQEIAKGWKYDPDTLPILKQKAQYDDDDNVRSAAVEEIAKGWKYEPWLFELLRDRALNDPFVREEDWQRNPRQLAIEIIIKQYPDNPQTLPLLRDKAENDPDEKVREFAQKKLAQLKLSL; encoded by the coding sequence GTGGAACTTTGGACAGCGCTAGGCGTTTCTATCCTCAACGACTTACTTTTAAAAGACATCCTCCTGAAACTGGGGAAAGAAGCATTAGAAGACTATGTAAAAGATTTTTTCAAAGACTGTATTAAAACCGGGGTACAATCTGCCCAACCCGATATCCTGAAAAAAGCCCTCGGTGAAGCTTTACAGCAATTTCTCAAACTCATCGAATATGAATTACTCTTCTATGTAACCGAAGCCGAAGTTCGAGACAACTATCAAATAGTAATTGAACGGTTTATCAAAGACGATGACGTTAAACCCCTGTTAGGAAAAGCCTTTGAAAAAGATTGTCGCGCCATCGACGCCAATCAATTAAGTACAATTTGGGTGCAGCGCTATTCACCTGATATGCCAACTGGGTTTAACTGGGAGGAGATTACCAAACCCTATCTCAAAGAAGTTAAAAGCATTGTCCGCAATTCGTCAGAGTTAAAGGAACTGTTAAAATTAGAGATTCTGGAATCTATTGAACAACAGGTTCGAGACAATGCCAAAATTAATCCCGATTTTAATTTAACCAAACATCAAGAAGGCTTACGGGAACGCTACAGTCATTTAAATTTATCCAGTTTAGATACCACAGGCTGCGCCTATAATGAACTGAAACTCTGGCAAGTTTTTATTCCCCAAAATGTGCGACAAGTTCATCAGGTATTACCCCAAGTCTATGAACTCCCCAAGGAACATCAACGACGACTGCGAGAGAGTCATCTACTTGACGCGGATGTGTCTGTGGAAAAGTTAACCGAATATAAACAGGTTTATTCTCAACAGCCAATCCGCCCCATCAATGAAATTATTAACGATAAAGATAACTATCGCTATCTGGTGATTCTCGGTGATCCGGGTTCAGGTAAATCTACCTTATTGCAATATTTGGCATTAGATTGGGCAAATTCTACACCCAATGATGCCAATTTCCAGCCGATACCCCTGCTGATTGAATTACGCACCTATATGCGGAATCGCGATGTGGGACAATGTAAGAATTTCCTGGAATTCTTCCATGATAGTAGTGGGATTGTCTGTCATCTGAATCAGCATCAATTGGTGGAACAGTTAAAAGCCGGAAATGCTTTAGTCATGTTTGATGGCTTGGATGAGGTATTTGATCCGGGAAAACGGGAGGATGTAATTACTGATATTCATCGCTTCACTAATAACTATCCTGATGTGCGAGTTATTGTCACCTCTCGCGTGATTGGCTATAAACCGCAGCGGTTACGAGATGCCGAGTTTCATCATTTTATGTTGCAAGATTTGGAGGAAAGTCAGGTTAAGGAGTTTATTACCCGTTGGCATGATTTAACGTTTACCAATCAAGTGGATAAACAGAGGAAGTGGGAACGACTCCAACGGGCAATTGATACCTCAAAAGCGATTCGCGAACTGGCTGGAAATCCCTTATTGCTGACAATGATGGCAATTTTAAATCGCAATCAGGAATTACCCAGAGATAGACCCGAATTATACAACCAAGCGTCGCGGGTGTTGCTGCATCAATGGGATGTGGAACGGGCGTTAGTAGAACATCAGCAGTTAGAGATTCAAACGATTGATTATAAAGATAAGCAGGAGATGTTGCGTCAGGTGGCTTATCAGATGCAAGCAGCGGAGAAAGGGTTGGCGGGTAATCTGATTGCGGCGGATGAGTTAGAAGGAATTTTGACCAAGTATCTGAAAACGCTAGATATCACTAATTCCAGGGCGGTGGCTAGGGTGATGATTAAGCAACTGCGGGAACGGAATTTTATCTTATGTTTCATGGGGGCGGATTATTATGCCTTTGTGCATCGGACGTTTTTGGAGTATTTCTGTGCTTGGGAATATGTTTGGCAATTTGAGAAGGAACGAACAATTTCTCTAGAGGAGTTGAAAAGCGAGGTTTTTGGCAAGCATTGGCAGGATGAGTCTTGGCATGAAGTGTTACGGTTGATTGTGGGGATGATTGAGCCAAAGTTAGCTGGTGAGATTCTGGATTATTTGAGGAATCAGCCGGGGGAAGAGGAACAGTTTATTAATGTGTTTCTAGCGGCGGATTGCCTGTCTGAGGTGAGGAATCGTTCGGTTATTGCATCAACGGCGACTCAATTACTGAACCAGATTAAGGGGTTAATTCAGTATGACTTACCTTACCATTATGAATTTTATGAAGAGGAAGTAAGGTTAGTTCAGGAAATTCGTACTAAAGCGGTTGTTGCTATTGCGACAACCTGGCATGATTCTCCAGATACCTTATTTTGGCTGAAACAAAAAGCCCAATCTGATGACCATCCGGCTGTGCGACGTGCAGCGGTGCAAGAAATAGCCAAAGGCTGGAAAGATGACCCTGACACCTTACCTATGCTCAAACAAAAAGCCCAATCTGATGGCGATGAGGATGTGCGATATGCAGCGGTACAAGAATTAGCCAAAGGCTGGAAAGATGACCCAGATACCTTATTTTGGCTGAAACAAAAAGCCGAATATGATGACAATCCGGCTGTGCGAAGTGCAGCGGTGCAAGAATTAGCCAAAGGCTGGAAAGATGACCCAGATACCTTACCTATGCTCAAACAAAAAGCCCAATCTGATGACTATCCGGCTGTGCGAAGTGCAGCGGTGCAAGAATTAGCCAAAGGCTGGAAAGATGACCCAGACACCTTACCTTGGCTCAAACAAAAAGCCCAATCTGATGATGATATGTTTGTGCGACGTGCAGCGGTGGAAGAATTAGCCAAAGGCTGGAAAGATGACCCAGATACCTTACCTATGCTCAAACAAAAAGCCCAATCTGATGACGATTCGGCTGTGCGAAGTGCAGCGGTGGAAGAAATAGCCAAAGGCTGGAAAGATGACCCAGACACCTTACCTATGCTCAAACAAAAAGCCGAATCTGATGACCATTGGGCTGTGCGACGTGCAGCGGTGGAAGAAATAGCCAAAGGCTGGAAAGATGACCCAGATACCTTACCTTGGCTGAAACAAAAAGCCCAATATGATGATGACGATAATGTACGATTTGTAGCGGTGCAAGAATTAGCCAAAGGCTGGAAAGATGACCCAGATACCTTACCTATTCTCAAACAAAAAGCCCAATCTGATGACCATTGGGCTGTGCGATATGCAGCGGTGCAAGAAATAGCCAAAGGCTGGAAATATGACCCAGACACCTTACCTATTCTCAAACAAAAAGCCCAATATGATGATGACGATAATGTGCGAAGTGCAGCGGTGGAAGAAATAGCCAAAGGCTGGAAATATGAGCCATGGCTATTTGAATTGTTACGCGATCGCGCTCTCAATGATCCCTTTGTGCGGGAGGAAGACTGGCAAAGAAATCCTCGGCAATTAGCCATTGAAATCATTATAAAACAATATCCTGATAATCCCCAGACTCTACCCTTGCTGCGCGACAAAGCCGAAAATGATCCTGATGAAAAAGTTAGAGAGTTTGCCCAGAAAAAATTGGCACAATTAAAGTTAAGTCTGTAG
- a CDS encoding peroxiredoxin: MALSIGDKAPAFTAKDDAGNTVSLSDLAGKTVVLYFYPKDDTPGCTKEAQSFRDNYAEYQGKDMVVLGVSMDDEVSHKQFKEKYGLPFQLLADPDGTITKAYDVEGGGYSKRVTYVINGEGTITYVDEKVKTDSHAKDILASMS, encoded by the coding sequence ATGGCTTTAAGCATTGGTGATAAAGCTCCGGCATTTACCGCCAAAGATGATGCAGGGAATACCGTTTCCCTGTCTGACTTGGCGGGGAAAACAGTAGTTCTCTATTTTTATCCCAAAGACGATACTCCAGGTTGCACCAAGGAAGCTCAAAGCTTCCGGGACAACTACGCTGAATATCAAGGCAAAGATATGGTTGTTCTCGGTGTCAGTATGGATGATGAGGTATCCCATAAGCAATTTAAGGAGAAGTATGGCTTGCCTTTCCAATTGCTCGCTGATCCGGATGGCACGATTACCAAAGCTTATGATGTTGAAGGCGGTGGTTATTCCAAGCGCGTCACTTATGTGATTAACGGTGAAGGGACGATCACTTATGTTGATGAGAAGGTGAAAACCGATTCCCATGCTAAGGATATCCTAGCCAGCATGAGCTAG
- a CDS encoding Npun_F0494 family protein, with the protein MTSISSEKAQSFHYPERTVKRAKQALRCLPFQLTLYKEMRLTSVSLLAIATQKGIEQGYTKSPLSELAAERDLLWLIQVGVLRREVDGQGITDSFRLTPLGRQLVEKWASRGESLPPPSLWDRIAHAWNRWLRLPI; encoded by the coding sequence ATGACATCCATTTCCTCTGAAAAAGCCCAGTCGTTTCACTATCCAGAGCGAACAGTTAAACGCGCTAAACAAGCGTTGCGCTGTCTGCCCTTCCAGTTAACCTTGTACAAGGAGATGCGTTTGACCAGCGTTTCCCTGCTCGCGATCGCGACGCAAAAAGGAATAGAACAGGGCTATACTAAAAGTCCCTTATCCGAGTTGGCAGCCGAACGTGATTTACTGTGGTTGATTCAAGTCGGCGTTTTGCGGCGAGAAGTTGATGGTCAAGGTATTACCGACAGTTTTCGTCTCACACCCTTGGGTCGTCAACTGGTGGAAAAATGGGCAAGCCGAGGCGAGTCATTACCTCCGCCATCCCTTTGGGATCGCATCGCTCACGCCTGGAACCGTTGGTTACGATTGCCTATCTAA